In one window of Flavobacterium ginsengisoli DNA:
- a CDS encoding RagB/SusD family nutrient uptake outer membrane protein, translated as MKKYIALLCFGTLAFFSCSDLEEKPVGIIRPENFFNNTDDLQAAVNGAFANIAHNNYWGREFTIALMLRDDMADIGDRTTQAARIDVNDMSMNDTNALVANFWPQSYVIITAANQAIAGAKKTPGDPAKVNAIVAQAYFARAFAYYHLVRLFGDIPYVDFVVNDVSQVNSLSKTKEADVYPKIIADLEFAKQWLDDKPKVKAVPGKGTAAGYLASVYLTLGNFQKAYDEAKYVIANEAKFGLGLDADFQDLFNATKTASLKEPLFTIDFNNLTSGNYGQDYTAFFTGSLKDDSYSYGQGFSVAVPSLKVFNTWDQRDYRRAISFDTIIRKKTGPGGSLQVYPSSDNEKAPRPHIAKYFRFPGKAGANGRTSRAQLHHNAFC; from the coding sequence ATGAAAAAATATATAGCTCTTCTTTGCTTTGGAACACTTGCTTTTTTTAGCTGTTCTGATCTAGAAGAAAAACCAGTAGGAATTATTCGTCCAGAAAACTTTTTCAATAATACAGACGATTTACAGGCTGCTGTAAATGGAGCTTTCGCTAATATTGCCCACAACAATTATTGGGGAAGAGAATTTACAATTGCCCTTATGCTTCGTGATGATATGGCCGATATTGGCGATAGAACAACTCAAGCAGCGCGTATCGATGTGAATGACATGTCTATGAACGATACAAACGCGCTTGTTGCAAATTTTTGGCCACAATCTTATGTGATTATTACAGCTGCCAATCAGGCTATTGCAGGTGCTAAAAAAACACCTGGAGATCCTGCAAAAGTTAACGCTATTGTGGCTCAGGCTTATTTTGCAAGAGCTTTTGCTTATTATCATTTGGTTCGCCTTTTTGGAGATATTCCGTATGTAGATTTTGTTGTGAATGATGTATCGCAAGTAAATTCTTTAAGTAAAACAAAAGAAGCAGATGTTTATCCAAAAATCATTGCCGATTTAGAGTTTGCAAAACAGTGGTTAGATGATAAACCAAAAGTAAAAGCCGTTCCCGGAAAAGGTACTGCTGCAGGATATTTAGCTTCTGTTTACTTGACTTTAGGAAATTTCCAAAAAGCATATGATGAAGCGAAATATGTAATTGCAAACGAAGCAAAATTTGGTTTAGGTTTAGATGCCGATTTTCAGGATTTATTCAACGCTACAAAAACAGCTTCATTAAAAGAGCCACTTTTTACAATTGATTTTAATAACTTAACATCAGGAAATTACGGTCAAGATTATACGGCGTTTTTTACAGGATCTTTAAAAGATGACAGTTACAGCTACGGACAAGGTTTTTCGGTTGCAGTTCCATCTTTAAAAGTATTCAACACTTGGGATCAGAGAGATTATAGAAGAGCCATAAGTTTTGATACGATTATCAGAAAGAAAACCGGTCCAGGCGGATCATTGCAAGTTTATCCTTCAAGCGATAATGAGAAAGCGCCTCGTCCGCATATTGCAAAGTATTTCCGTTTTCCTGGAAAAGCTGGTGCCAACGGAAGAACTTCGCGAGCACAATTACATCACAATGCGTTTTGCTGA